From Gemmatimonadota bacterium, one genomic window encodes:
- a CDS encoding DUF126 domain-containing protein — protein sequence MADTIDIRGHGVVKGYAEGEALVADTTLSFWGEVDAITGKVIGVGHPLEGISLGGRVLVIRSTKGSSGTPMVLNLAQLEGNAPAAFVNVEVDGLAALGCIVNEIPMMTELERDPFELIATGDHVVVDADEGVLRVTRK from the coding sequence ATGGCTGATACAATTGATATCAGAGGGCACGGTGTGGTTAAGGGATATGCAGAGGGAGAGGCACTGGTGGCTGATACGACGCTGTCGTTCTGGGGCGAGGTGGATGCAATTACGGGCAAGGTGATTGGCGTGGGGCATCCTCTGGAGGGGATTTCTCTGGGTGGGCGCGTGCTGGTTATTCGCTCGACCAAAGGTTCTTCGGGTACGCCTATGGTTTTGAATCTGGCACAGTTGGAGGGCAATGCGCCTGCGGCTTTTGTCAATGTGGAGGTGGATGGATTGGCTGCGCTCGGATGTATTGTCAATGAGATTCCGATGATGACAGAGCTGGAGCGGGATCCTTTTGAGTTGATCGCTACGGGTGACCACGTGGTGGTGGATGCCGATGAGGGTGTGCTGAGGGTAACGCGAAAGTGA